Proteins from a genomic interval of Rattus norvegicus strain BN/NHsdMcwi chromosome 2, GRCr8, whole genome shotgun sequence:
- the Rpl29l8 gene encoding large ribosomal subunit protein eL29-like — translation MAKSKNHTIHNQSCKWHKNDIKKPWSQRYKSLKGVDPKFLRNKDVEGLKKYKSTMQIAVSTLTEIIKACGKPKVVKPKMPKGPRHKLICLAFIIYHKLWKWI, via the coding sequence atggccaagtccaagaaccacaccaTACACAACCAGTCCTGCAAATGGCACAAAAATGACATCAAGAAACCCTGGTCACAAAGATACAAATCGCTTAAGGGGGTTGAtcccaagttcctgaggaacaaGGATGTAGAAGGCCTGAAGAAGTACAAGTCAACAATGCAAATAGCAGTgagcacactcacagagatcatcAAGGCCTGTGGGAAGCCAAAGGTGGTTAAGCCCAAAATGCCAAAGGGCCCTAGACACAAACTCATCTGTCTTGCTTTCATCATTTACCACAAGCTTTGGAAGTGGATTTGA